One window of Bos javanicus breed banteng chromosome 1, ARS-OSU_banteng_1.0, whole genome shotgun sequence genomic DNA carries:
- the GART gene encoding trifunctional purine biosynthetic protein adenosine-3 isoform X2 has protein sequence MAARVLVIGNGGREHTLAWKLAQSTHVKQVLVTPGNAGTACSEKISNTDISVSDHTALAQFCKDEKIEFVVVGPEAPLAAGIVGNLNSVGVRCFGPTAQAAQLESSKRFAKEFMDRHGISTARWRAFTKPKEACDFIMSADFPALVVKASGLAAGKGVIVARSKEEACEAVREIMQGKAFGEAGETVVIEELLEGEEVSCLCFTDGRTVAPMPPAQDHKRLLEGDEGPNTGGMGAYCPAPQVSKDLLLKIKNNILQRTVDGMQEEGMPYTGVLYAGIMLTKNGPKVLEFNCRFGDPECQVILPLLKSDLYEVIQSILDGLLCTSLPVWLDNCAAVTVVMASKGYPGDYTKGVEITGFPEAQALGLEVFQAGTALKDGKVVTNGGRVLTVTAIRENLISALEEARKGLAAIKFEGAVYRKDIGFRAIAFLQQPRGLTYKESGVDIAAGNMLVQKIKPLAKATSRPGCDVDLGGFAGLFDLKAAGFTDPLLACGTDGVGTKLKIAQQCSKHDTIGQDLVAMCVNDILAQGAEPLFFLDYFSCGKLDLRTTEAVITGIAKACKKAGCALLGGETAEMPDMYPPGEYDLAGFAVGAMERDQKLPQLERITEGDAVIGIASSGLHSNGFSLVRKIVAKSSLEYSSPAPGGCGDQTLGDLLLTPTKIYSRSLLPVLRSGRVKAVAHITGGGLLENIPRVLPQKLGVNLDAQTWRVPRIFSWLQQEGHLSEEEMARTFNCGIGAALVVSEDLVKQTLQDIEQHQEEACVIGRVVACPEGSPRVKVEHLIETMQINGSVLENGTLRNHFSVQPKKARVAVLISGTGSNLQALIDSTREPSSLAHIVIVISNKAAVAGLDKAEKAGIPTRVINHKLYKNRAAFDTAIDEVLEEFSTDIVCLAGFMRILSGPFVRKWNGKMLNIHPSLLPSFKGSNAHEQVLDAGVTVTGCTVHFVAEDVDAGQIILQEAVPVKRGDTVETLSERVKLAEHKIFPSALQLVASGAVRLGENGRICWVTED, from the exons ATGGCAGCCCGAGTACTTGTCATTGGCAATGGAGGACGAGAACACACGCTGGCCTGGAAACTTGCACAGTCTACTCATGTCAAACAAGTGTTGGTTACCCCAGGAAATGCAGGCACTGCCTGCTCTGAGAAGATTTCAAATACTG acaTCTCAGTCAGTGATCATACTGCCCTTGCGCAGTTCTgcaaagatgagaaaattgaattCGTAGTTGTTGGACCAGAGGCACCTCTAGCTGCTG GAATTGTTGGGAACCTGAACTCTGTGGGAGTTCGGTGCTTTGGCCCCACAGCACAAGCAGCTCAGTTAGAGTCCAGCAAGAGATTTGCCAAAGAGTTTATGGACCGACATGGAATCTCAACTGCAAGATGGAGAGCTTTCACTAAACCTAAAGAAGCCTGTGACTTCATTATGAG TGCAGACTTCCCTGCTTTGGTTGTGAAGGCCAGTGGTCTTGCAGCTGGGAAAGGGGTAATTGTTGCCAGGAGCAAAGAGGAGGCCTGTGAAGCTGTCAGAGAGATTATGCAG GGTAAAGCTTTCGGAGAAGCAGGAGAAACAGTTGTCATTGAAGAACTTCTTGAAGGAGAAGAGGTGTCT TGTCTGTGCTTCACTGATGGACGGACTGTGGCCCCCATGCCCCCAGCACAGGACCATAAGCGATTGCTGGAGGGCGATGAGGGCCCCAACACGGGAGGAATGGGAGCCTATTGTCCAGCCCCTCAG GTTTCTAAGGATTTGttgctaaaaattaaaaataatattcttcaGAGGACAGTGGATGGCATGCAGGAGGAGGGTATGCCATACACAG gtGTCCTCTATGCTGGTATAATGCTGACCAAGAACGGCCCCAAAGTTCTGGAATTTAATTGCCGTTTCGGTGATCCAGAGTGCCAA GTGATCCTCCCACTTCTTAAAAGTGATCTTTATGAAGTGATTCAGTCTATCTTAGATGGCTTGCTCTGCACTTCTCTGCCTGTTTGGCTGGACAACTGTGCTGCCGTAACTGTGGTCATGGCAAGTAAAGGTTATCCAGGAGACTACACCAAGGGTGTAGAGATAACAG GGTTTCCTGAGGCTCAGGCTTTAGGACTGGAGGTGTTCCAAGCAGGCACTGCCCTAAAAGATGGCAAGGTGGTGACTAACGGGGGTAGGGTCCTTACTGTCACGGCCATCAGGGAAAATCTCATCTCAGCTCTTGAAGAAGCCAGGAAAGGACTTGCCGCCATAAAGTTTGAGGGAGCTGTTTATAGGAAAGACATCGGCTTTCGAGCCATAGCTTTCCTCCAGCAGCCCAG gGGCCTGACTTACAAGGAATCTGGGGTAGACATTGCAGCTGGTAATATGCTGGTCCAGAAAATTAAACCTTTAGCGAAGGCCACCTCCAGACCAG GCTGTGATGTTGATCTTGGAGGTTTTGCTGGTCTTTTTGATTTGAAAGCAGCTGGTTTCACTGATCCTCTTCTGGCTTGTGGAACAGATGGCGTTGGGACGAAACTGAAG ATTGCCCAGCAGTGCAGTAAGCATGACACCATTGGTCAGGATTTGGTTGCGATGTGTGTAAATGACATTCTGGCACAAGGAGCAGAGCCCCTCTTTTTCCTCGATTACTTTTCCTGTGGAAAACTTGACCTCCGTACTACTGAAGCTGTTATCACTGGGATCGCCAAAGCTTGTAAAAAGGCTGGATGTGCTCTCCTCG GAGGTGAAACGGCAGAGATGCCTGACATGTACCCTCCTGGAGAGTATGATCTAGCTGGTTTTGCCGTCGGCGCCATGGAGCGGGATCAGAAACTTCCTCAACTGGAAAGAATCACGGAAGGAGACGCTGTTATTGGAATCGCTTCATCTGGTCTTCACAGCAACGGATTCAGCCTTGTGAGGAAAATTGTAGCAAAATCTTCTCTCGAgtactcttctccagcacctggTGGCTGTGGTGACCAGACCTTAG GTGACTTACTTCTAACCCCAACCAAAATCTACAGCCGCTCACTGTTACCTGTCCTGCGTTCAGGACGTGTTAAGGCCGTTGCACATATTACTGGTGGAGGATTACTGGAAAACATCCCCAGAGTCCTCCCTCAGAAATTGGGGGTGAATTTAG ATGCCCAGACCTGGAGGGTCCCCAGGATCTTCTCATGGTTACAGCAAGAAGGCCACCTCTCTGAAGAGGAGATGGCCAGAACATTTAACTGTGGGATTGGGGCTGCCCTCGTGGTATCAGAGGACCTGGTGAAGCAGACTCTGCAGGATATTGAGCAGCACCAGGAAGAAGCCTGCGTGATCGGCAGAGTGGTTGCATGTCCCGAGG GTTCTCCTCGTGTGAAAGTCGAGCATCTGATTGAAACCATGCAAATAAATGGATCAGTATTGGAGAATGGAACCCTGAGAAATCATTTCTCTGTTCAACCAAAAAAGGCAAGAGTAGCTGTCTTAATTTCTGGGACAG gATCGAACCTCCAAGCTCTCATAGACAGCACTAGGGAGCCAAGTAGCTTGGCACACATTGTCATTGTGATCTCCAACAAAGCTGCAGTGGCTGGCTTAGATAAAGCAGAAAAAGCCGGGATTCCCACGAGA GTAATTaatcataaattatataaaaatcgTGCAGCATTTGACACTGCAATTGACGAAGTCCTTGAAGAGTTCTCCACAGACATAGTCTGTCTTGCAGGATTCATGAGAATTTTGTCTGGCCCCTTCGTCAGAAAATGGAATG GGAAAATGCTCAATATCCACCCATCCTTGCTCCCTTCGTTTAAGGGTTCAAATGCCCATGAACAAGTCCTGGACGCTGGGGTCACAGTCACCGGGTGCACCGTGCACTTTGTAGCT GAAGATGTAGATGCCGGTCAAATTATCTTACAGGAAGCCGTTCCAGTGAAGAGGGGTGACACTGTTGAAACTCTGTCTGAGAGAGTAAAATTAGcagaacataaaatatttccCTCAGCCCTCCAGCTGGTGGCCAGTGGAGCTGTACGGCTTGGAGAAAATGGCAGAATCTGTTGGGTCACAGAGGACTGA
- the GART gene encoding trifunctional purine biosynthetic protein adenosine-3 isoform X1, whose product MGRRASRGRDGRGVHAGFRAPNFRRAWRAFRSRALGEGLRAIPKVPPGSPAFIFLLNSCFADSAMAARVLVIGNGGREHTLAWKLAQSTHVKQVLVTPGNAGTACSEKISNTDISVSDHTALAQFCKDEKIEFVVVGPEAPLAAGIVGNLNSVGVRCFGPTAQAAQLESSKRFAKEFMDRHGISTARWRAFTKPKEACDFIMSADFPALVVKASGLAAGKGVIVARSKEEACEAVREIMQGKAFGEAGETVVIEELLEGEEVSCLCFTDGRTVAPMPPAQDHKRLLEGDEGPNTGGMGAYCPAPQVSKDLLLKIKNNILQRTVDGMQEEGMPYTGVLYAGIMLTKNGPKVLEFNCRFGDPECQVILPLLKSDLYEVIQSILDGLLCTSLPVWLDNCAAVTVVMASKGYPGDYTKGVEITGFPEAQALGLEVFQAGTALKDGKVVTNGGRVLTVTAIRENLISALEEARKGLAAIKFEGAVYRKDIGFRAIAFLQQPRGLTYKESGVDIAAGNMLVQKIKPLAKATSRPGCDVDLGGFAGLFDLKAAGFTDPLLACGTDGVGTKLKIAQQCSKHDTIGQDLVAMCVNDILAQGAEPLFFLDYFSCGKLDLRTTEAVITGIAKACKKAGCALLGGETAEMPDMYPPGEYDLAGFAVGAMERDQKLPQLERITEGDAVIGIASSGLHSNGFSLVRKIVAKSSLEYSSPAPGGCGDQTLGDLLLTPTKIYSRSLLPVLRSGRVKAVAHITGGGLLENIPRVLPQKLGVNLDAQTWRVPRIFSWLQQEGHLSEEEMARTFNCGIGAALVVSEDLVKQTLQDIEQHQEEACVIGRVVACPEGSPRVKVEHLIETMQINGSVLENGTLRNHFSVQPKKARVAVLISGTGSNLQALIDSTREPSSLAHIVIVISNKAAVAGLDKAEKAGIPTRVINHKLYKNRAAFDTAIDEVLEEFSTDIVCLAGFMRILSGPFVRKWNGKMLNIHPSLLPSFKGSNAHEQVLDAGVTVTGCTVHFVAEDVDAGQIILQEAVPVKRGDTVETLSERVKLAEHKIFPSALQLVASGAVRLGENGRICWVTED is encoded by the exons ATGGGGAGGCGAGCCAGTCGAGGGCGGGATGGGAGGGGTGTGCACGCCGGGTTCCGCGCGCCCAACTTCCGGCGCGCGTGGCGTGCGTTCCGATCCAGAGCGCTCGGCGAAGGTCTACGCGCCATCCCCAAGGTCCCCCCTGGATCGCCGG CTTTCATCTTCCTGCTGAATTCCTGCTTTGCAGATAGCGCAATGGCAGCCCGAGTACTTGTCATTGGCAATGGAGGACGAGAACACACGCTGGCCTGGAAACTTGCACAGTCTACTCATGTCAAACAAGTGTTGGTTACCCCAGGAAATGCAGGCACTGCCTGCTCTGAGAAGATTTCAAATACTG acaTCTCAGTCAGTGATCATACTGCCCTTGCGCAGTTCTgcaaagatgagaaaattgaattCGTAGTTGTTGGACCAGAGGCACCTCTAGCTGCTG GAATTGTTGGGAACCTGAACTCTGTGGGAGTTCGGTGCTTTGGCCCCACAGCACAAGCAGCTCAGTTAGAGTCCAGCAAGAGATTTGCCAAAGAGTTTATGGACCGACATGGAATCTCAACTGCAAGATGGAGAGCTTTCACTAAACCTAAAGAAGCCTGTGACTTCATTATGAG TGCAGACTTCCCTGCTTTGGTTGTGAAGGCCAGTGGTCTTGCAGCTGGGAAAGGGGTAATTGTTGCCAGGAGCAAAGAGGAGGCCTGTGAAGCTGTCAGAGAGATTATGCAG GGTAAAGCTTTCGGAGAAGCAGGAGAAACAGTTGTCATTGAAGAACTTCTTGAAGGAGAAGAGGTGTCT TGTCTGTGCTTCACTGATGGACGGACTGTGGCCCCCATGCCCCCAGCACAGGACCATAAGCGATTGCTGGAGGGCGATGAGGGCCCCAACACGGGAGGAATGGGAGCCTATTGTCCAGCCCCTCAG GTTTCTAAGGATTTGttgctaaaaattaaaaataatattcttcaGAGGACAGTGGATGGCATGCAGGAGGAGGGTATGCCATACACAG gtGTCCTCTATGCTGGTATAATGCTGACCAAGAACGGCCCCAAAGTTCTGGAATTTAATTGCCGTTTCGGTGATCCAGAGTGCCAA GTGATCCTCCCACTTCTTAAAAGTGATCTTTATGAAGTGATTCAGTCTATCTTAGATGGCTTGCTCTGCACTTCTCTGCCTGTTTGGCTGGACAACTGTGCTGCCGTAACTGTGGTCATGGCAAGTAAAGGTTATCCAGGAGACTACACCAAGGGTGTAGAGATAACAG GGTTTCCTGAGGCTCAGGCTTTAGGACTGGAGGTGTTCCAAGCAGGCACTGCCCTAAAAGATGGCAAGGTGGTGACTAACGGGGGTAGGGTCCTTACTGTCACGGCCATCAGGGAAAATCTCATCTCAGCTCTTGAAGAAGCCAGGAAAGGACTTGCCGCCATAAAGTTTGAGGGAGCTGTTTATAGGAAAGACATCGGCTTTCGAGCCATAGCTTTCCTCCAGCAGCCCAG gGGCCTGACTTACAAGGAATCTGGGGTAGACATTGCAGCTGGTAATATGCTGGTCCAGAAAATTAAACCTTTAGCGAAGGCCACCTCCAGACCAG GCTGTGATGTTGATCTTGGAGGTTTTGCTGGTCTTTTTGATTTGAAAGCAGCTGGTTTCACTGATCCTCTTCTGGCTTGTGGAACAGATGGCGTTGGGACGAAACTGAAG ATTGCCCAGCAGTGCAGTAAGCATGACACCATTGGTCAGGATTTGGTTGCGATGTGTGTAAATGACATTCTGGCACAAGGAGCAGAGCCCCTCTTTTTCCTCGATTACTTTTCCTGTGGAAAACTTGACCTCCGTACTACTGAAGCTGTTATCACTGGGATCGCCAAAGCTTGTAAAAAGGCTGGATGTGCTCTCCTCG GAGGTGAAACGGCAGAGATGCCTGACATGTACCCTCCTGGAGAGTATGATCTAGCTGGTTTTGCCGTCGGCGCCATGGAGCGGGATCAGAAACTTCCTCAACTGGAAAGAATCACGGAAGGAGACGCTGTTATTGGAATCGCTTCATCTGGTCTTCACAGCAACGGATTCAGCCTTGTGAGGAAAATTGTAGCAAAATCTTCTCTCGAgtactcttctccagcacctggTGGCTGTGGTGACCAGACCTTAG GTGACTTACTTCTAACCCCAACCAAAATCTACAGCCGCTCACTGTTACCTGTCCTGCGTTCAGGACGTGTTAAGGCCGTTGCACATATTACTGGTGGAGGATTACTGGAAAACATCCCCAGAGTCCTCCCTCAGAAATTGGGGGTGAATTTAG ATGCCCAGACCTGGAGGGTCCCCAGGATCTTCTCATGGTTACAGCAAGAAGGCCACCTCTCTGAAGAGGAGATGGCCAGAACATTTAACTGTGGGATTGGGGCTGCCCTCGTGGTATCAGAGGACCTGGTGAAGCAGACTCTGCAGGATATTGAGCAGCACCAGGAAGAAGCCTGCGTGATCGGCAGAGTGGTTGCATGTCCCGAGG GTTCTCCTCGTGTGAAAGTCGAGCATCTGATTGAAACCATGCAAATAAATGGATCAGTATTGGAGAATGGAACCCTGAGAAATCATTTCTCTGTTCAACCAAAAAAGGCAAGAGTAGCTGTCTTAATTTCTGGGACAG gATCGAACCTCCAAGCTCTCATAGACAGCACTAGGGAGCCAAGTAGCTTGGCACACATTGTCATTGTGATCTCCAACAAAGCTGCAGTGGCTGGCTTAGATAAAGCAGAAAAAGCCGGGATTCCCACGAGA GTAATTaatcataaattatataaaaatcgTGCAGCATTTGACACTGCAATTGACGAAGTCCTTGAAGAGTTCTCCACAGACATAGTCTGTCTTGCAGGATTCATGAGAATTTTGTCTGGCCCCTTCGTCAGAAAATGGAATG GGAAAATGCTCAATATCCACCCATCCTTGCTCCCTTCGTTTAAGGGTTCAAATGCCCATGAACAAGTCCTGGACGCTGGGGTCACAGTCACCGGGTGCACCGTGCACTTTGTAGCT GAAGATGTAGATGCCGGTCAAATTATCTTACAGGAAGCCGTTCCAGTGAAGAGGGGTGACACTGTTGAAACTCTGTCTGAGAGAGTAAAATTAGcagaacataaaatatttccCTCAGCCCTCCAGCTGGTGGCCAGTGGAGCTGTACGGCTTGGAGAAAATGGCAGAATCTGTTGGGTCACAGAGGACTGA